From Gloeocapsa sp. PCC 73106, one genomic window encodes:
- the purQ gene encoding phosphoribosylformylglycinamidine synthase subunit PurQ has protein sequence MRFGVIVFPGSNCDRDVVTVTQGLLSQPTRLVWHQDTDLSDLDVVVIPGGFSYGDYLRCGAIARFSPVMRSLLAHASQGKLVIGICNGFQILTEVGLLPGALIRNRDLHFICDRVPISVENNQLPWTHGYTHHQVLTLPIAHGEGRYYADLDTLKTLEDNNQVVFRYGNPNPNGSLNNIAGITNLSGNILGMMPHPERAADGMLGSTDGRLLFEKLT, from the coding sequence ATGAGATTTGGCGTTATTGTTTTTCCCGGTTCCAACTGCGATCGCGATGTGGTTACGGTTACTCAAGGGTTACTCTCCCAACCCACCCGCTTAGTTTGGCATCAAGATACCGATTTGAGCGATCTTGATGTCGTTGTCATTCCTGGCGGCTTTAGTTATGGGGATTATCTGCGTTGTGGAGCGATCGCTCGTTTTTCTCCTGTGATGCGCAGTTTACTCGCTCACGCCTCTCAAGGTAAACTTGTTATTGGCATTTGTAACGGGTTTCAAATCTTAACCGAAGTTGGTTTACTTCCAGGCGCTTTGATTCGTAACCGAGATTTACACTTTATCTGCGATCGCGTTCCCATTTCTGTTGAGAATAATCAGCTTCCTTGGACTCATGGTTATACCCATCATCAAGTATTAACCCTACCCATCGCACATGGAGAAGGTCGCTACTACGCTGATTTAGATACTCTTAAGACTTTAGAAGATAACAATCAAGTTGTCTTTCGTTATGGTAATCCCAATCCGAATGGTTCTCTCAACAATATCGCTGGTATTACCAATTTATCGGGTAATATTTTAGGAATGATGCCCCATCCTGAAAGAGCAGCAGATGGTATGTTGGGCTCTACAGATGGTAGATTATTATTTGAAAAGCTTACTTAA
- a CDS encoding beta-ketoacyl-ACP synthase — protein MTCEDVVVTGIGLQSCLGNLKQSWQQLLLNHSGVELVQPFLNLPSYPLGLIAAQPANLAYLTRKLVASAIADAAVELPLRDCGVVIGSSRAAQAQWEELLLSYPQIAAKVNWWNTLPQASSLITAQQIQTEGPVLAPMAACATGIWSIAQGFELIQQGYCKRAIVGAVETPITPLTLVGFTQMNALAKTGCYPFAQHREGLVLAEGGAMLILETATLASRRQASIYGQILGFGLSCDAYHLNIPEPTGKSAIAAIGQCFKQTSLSPWDFDYIHAHGTGTKLNDSREVKIINSIFGDKIAVSSTKGATGHTLGASAALGTAFCLMALKHRQLPPCVGCNPTDFDLNFVTSAKPSKIQKALCFSFGFGGQNAVIALASA, from the coding sequence ATGACTTGTGAGGATGTGGTTGTGACCGGAATCGGTTTACAATCTTGCTTAGGAAACCTCAAACAAAGTTGGCAACAATTACTACTCAATCATTCTGGCGTTGAGCTCGTCCAACCGTTTTTGAACTTGCCATCTTATCCTTTGGGTTTAATCGCAGCTCAACCAGCTAATTTAGCTTACCTTACCCGAAAACTCGTAGCAAGTGCGATCGCCGACGCCGCTGTAGAATTACCCCTGAGAGATTGTGGTGTAGTGATTGGTTCCAGTCGCGCCGCTCAAGCCCAATGGGAAGAACTATTACTCAGTTACCCTCAGATTGCAGCCAAAGTAAACTGGTGGAATACCCTACCTCAGGCGAGCAGTCTGATAACCGCACAACAAATTCAGACAGAAGGTCCCGTCTTAGCCCCGATGGCCGCTTGTGCGACGGGTATCTGGTCGATCGCCCAAGGTTTTGAGTTGATTCAACAGGGTTATTGTAAAAGAGCGATCGTGGGAGCGGTTGAAACCCCGATTACTCCCCTGACTTTGGTAGGATTTACCCAGATGAACGCCCTAGCTAAGACAGGGTGTTATCCTTTTGCCCAGCACAGAGAAGGTTTAGTCTTAGCCGAAGGAGGAGCGATGTTAATTTTAGAAACCGCTACCTTAGCCAGTCGTCGTCAAGCCTCGATTTATGGTCAGATATTGGGCTTTGGCTTAAGCTGTGACGCGTATCATCTCAACATACCAGAACCCACGGGCAAAAGTGCGATCGCTGCGATTGGACAATGTTTCAAACAAACTAGTTTATCTCCTTGGGATTTTGATTATATTCACGCCCATGGTACCGGTACTAAACTCAATGATTCCAGGGAAGTTAAGATAATTAACTCTATTTTTGGTGATAAGATAGCAGTCAGTTCCACCAAAGGAGCTACCGGTCATACCCTAGGAGCTTCTGCCGCTCTCGGTACAGCTTTTTGTCTCATGGCTTTAAAACATAGACAACTTCCCCCTTGTGTCGGCTGTAACCCCACGGATTTTGACTTAAACTTCGTCACCTCAGCTAAGCCAAGTAAAATACAAAAAGCACTTTGTTTTAGCTTTGGTTTTGGCGGACAAAACGCTGTAATCGCTCTTGCTTCTGCTTGA